The DNA window ATGGAATTGCTGGGCCACCTGGGTGGTGGTCACACCGCCGCCCACTGTGGTTTTGCTGTTGGAGAAAATCGAGTTGGCGTACACATCGGCAAACTCGGCACGGGACTCCTTGAAGCCCGTGGTGTTGACGTTGGCAATGTTGTTGGCCGTGGTATTGAGATCTTTTTGCGCCGCTGCGATACCACTGAGTGCAATGTTAAAAGACATAATTCACCTCTATTAAGCTGTTCATCCCGGGCCGAGACCCGAATCCAAGTCCGTTCAGGTTTCAGAAACCGCCAGGACGTCCGCCAATTTAATGCCGCCGATACCGCGCAGGTTCAGAATAGCGCCGGTGGCTGCAGTGCCCAGAGACACACTCGATACGTGGGCATAGGTAGACACGGGCAATTCCTGGGCCTTGCCATCCACCTTGCCGCTGGCCTTGATGGTATAAGCACCATCGGGGGCCGGTTTACCATCCTTATCCAGGCCATCCCAGGTCAGTTCGACGTTGCCGCCGGCACTGCCGTCGACTGTGTAAGACTTCACCAGCTGACCTTTGTCATCCTCGATTCGAACCGTGATGTCCTTAATCACCTCGGGGGTGCTGATCACGCCGCGAATTTCCGGATCCGTGGCCGACAGGTAACCGGTCGAAGACGGGATCAATACCTTCTGCCCCACCAGGCCCGACGCCTGCAGCGCCTGACTGGAAGACATAACGCCGTTGAGGTTGAGTATCTCGTCGTTGAGCTTGGAGATCCCATCCACGGTCGAGAAGGACGCCATCTGGGCGATCATCTGATCGTTGTCCACCGGCTTAAAGGGATCCTGCATCGACAACTGCTGGCTGAGCAGGGCAAAAAAATCGTCCTGGTCCAGCTGTTGGTTTTTATTTTCAGGCGCTGCCGGTTCTCCCTGCAGCCTGATATTGTCCAGAAACGGGTTGCCGGTACTGCTCTGAGTGCTGGACTGGGTCCTGGCCGGCGTCTGACCTACTGAGTTAACGAGGCTCACTTATGACCTCCTGCGCTGTGCGTCATATTATTTTCCCATCCTGAGTGTCTGTTGCAGCATGGATTTGGCCGCATCAGCCACCTGGGCATTCATCTGGTAGGAACGGGAGGCGGAGATCATATCTGCCATCTCTTCCATCACATTCACATTGGGCTTGTATATGTAGCCATCGGTGTCCGCCAGGGGATGATCCGGGGCATATTCCTTTTGCAACGGCTTATCGCTCTCGACAATACCGCGCACCGATACGGCGGTGGAGGCCTGCTGCTGACTGGCGGCCTTGGCCATTTCAGCCTCAAATACCGGATGTCTGGCCCTGTATGTCTTGTCAACGCTGCTGGAAACAGAGTCGGCGTTGGCTATGTTACTGGCGGTGGTATTGAGCCGGACCGATTGGGCCGTCATACCCGAGCCAGACACATTGAAGATATTAAACAAGCTCATGGTTAATCTCCTTTAATCGCCTTCTTCATGCCGTTGAACTTGCCTTCGAGAAACCCCAGGGACATCTGGTACTCGAGGGCATTCTGCATAAAGGCCGACTGCTCCTGTTGGATATCGACAGTGTTGCCATCACCCGTATCCGGCTGGTTGGGCACCCGGAACTGGATATGCTGCCGGGTCAGGGCTGCCAGATCGAAGTGGCGCTCGCTGGTTTGGCTCATGCTCAAACCGCGTTGCTGGCTCTTGGCCGATTGCAGCGCCGCCTGGAAGTCCACATCCCGGGCCTTGTAATGGGGGGTATCGGCATTGGCAATGTTGCTGGAAAGCACTTCAGCACGCTCGGCGCGGATCCCCAGGGTGTACTGGTGAACTCCCAATGCCTTGTCAAAACTGATCGCCATAAAATTGCCTCCTCTGTCACTTGGACTGAGATTAAGCAACTCGCGTGCCAAAAAAATATTGAAAGGAGATTTTATTCAGAGGGCGCTGACAGATGCCTGCCAGCGATGAGGGGGTTACTGATTAGTTATTTTAAAACAGTGAGTTATTAACTCAGGTGCGTTTCTGGTAGTAAATCCCCGGGTTACAGCGGATCATGTCAAACTCATCGGTCAGGCCGGCAATGGATTCGGAGGCTCCGAGAAAGAGTATGCCCTTGGGATTGAGGGCGGCAGCAAATTGCCGCAGTATCTTTGCCTTTGCCTCGGGGGCAAAATAGATAAGCACGTTGCGGCAAAAGATAATGTCAAACTTGCCAAGCAGCGCATAACTTTCCAGCAAATTGTGGGCACGGAAGTTGACCATACGGCGGACATTGTCCCTGACCCGCATATTGCCGCCGGGAAGAGCCTCAAAAAATTGACGCTTGCGCTCCTCGGACAGCCCCCTGCCGAGGGCCAGATTATCGTATTCGGCGTTGCGGCAACGATCCAGCATGGAAGGCGACAGATCCGTGGCCTGAATGGCTGCCCCCATGGGCAAGGCCCCGGGGCGTTTCTGCTGATATTCCAGAATGGTCATGGCCAGGGAATAGGGTTCCTGACCTGAGGAACAGGCCGCCGACCAGATTTTCAGGGGGCGGCCGAGGCGGCCAAATTCGGGCAACAGGGCGCTGGCCAACAGCTCGAAGGGGTATCTGTCCCTGAACCACAGAGTCTCATTGGTGGTCATGGCGTCAATCACTTCGGTGCGCAACTGCCGCTCCGTGGGCTTCATGGCGTGCTTGACCACTTCATTCAGGGACGGCAAGCCGTACTTGCCCATCAGCGGGGCCAGACGGCTGCGTACCAGGTATTGCTTGTTTTCACCCAGTACTATGCCGCTGTGTTGTTCCAGGAACAACCTGAATTGATTGTACTCAGCCTCAGCCAGTGATTTATCAGTCACCCTTTACTTCCTGCACTCTGTTGAAGTCCGCCCCGCGGAGCCAAGCTTCTGAAACACTTCTATAAAACAAGCGGCGCTTTATACAGCATGACAGTCCCTAACACAAGCCCGACTGCCCTTTCCTGCTACAGGCTCAGGTGTTTGTTGACCGCAGCCGCCAATTCATCGGGGTTGAACTTGGCAATAAAATCATTGGCACCGACCTTTTGCACCATGGCCTGGTTGAACACGCCGCTCAGGGAGGTATGCAGCACCACCTTGATGTGCTTGAGCTTGGGATCGTCGCGAATTTCCGCCGTCAGGGTATAGCCATCCATTTCCGGCATTTCGATATCCGAAATAATCAAAGGGATCTCGGTGGCAACATTGTCCATTTCGGTGGCAATGGATTTCAGTTTATCCAGGGCCTCACGACCGTCTTTAGCGGTATCAATCTGCAGGTTGAGCGAACTCAGAGCGCGGATGATCTGCTTGCGGGCCACGGCCGAATCGTCGATGACCATAATGTGGAAGTGCTGTTCCCTGTCTATGGTCAGGTTGGCATCCATCTCTTCGCTGATGGACGTTTTG is part of the Shewanella cyperi genome and encodes:
- the flgC gene encoding flagellar basal body rod protein FlgC, with protein sequence MSLFNIFNVSGSGMTAQSVRLNTTASNIANADSVSSSVDKTYRARHPVFEAEMAKAASQQQASTAVSVRGIVESDKPLQKEYAPDHPLADTDGYIYKPNVNVMEEMADMISASRSYQMNAQVADAAKSMLQQTLRMGK
- a CDS encoding CheR family methyltransferase — encoded protein: MTDKSLAEAEYNQFRLFLEQHSGIVLGENKQYLVRSRLAPLMGKYGLPSLNEVVKHAMKPTERQLRTEVIDAMTTNETLWFRDRYPFELLASALLPEFGRLGRPLKIWSAACSSGQEPYSLAMTILEYQQKRPGALPMGAAIQATDLSPSMLDRCRNAEYDNLALGRGLSEERKRQFFEALPGGNMRVRDNVRRMVNFRAHNLLESYALLGKFDIIFCRNVLIYFAPEAKAKILRQFAAALNPKGILFLGASESIAGLTDEFDMIRCNPGIYYQKRT
- the flgB gene encoding flagellar basal body rod protein FlgB, with the translated sequence MAISFDKALGVHQYTLGIRAERAEVLSSNIANADTPHYKARDVDFQAALQSAKSQQRGLSMSQTSERHFDLAALTRQHIQFRVPNQPDTGDGNTVDIQQEQSAFMQNALEYQMSLGFLEGKFNGMKKAIKGD
- the flgD gene encoding flagellar hook assembly protein FlgD, which codes for MSLVNSVGQTPARTQSSTQSSTGNPFLDNIRLQGEPAAPENKNQQLDQDDFFALLSQQLSMQDPFKPVDNDQMIAQMASFSTVDGISKLNDEILNLNGVMSSSQALQASGLVGQKVLIPSSTGYLSATDPEIRGVISTPEVIKDITVRIEDDKGQLVKSYTVDGSAGGNVELTWDGLDKDGKPAPDGAYTIKASGKVDGKAQELPVSTYAHVSSVSLGTAATGAILNLRGIGGIKLADVLAVSET